DNA from Prosthecobacter vanneervenii:
TCATCAGCGCTCTACCCCGCCCTGCCGCACGTCCGGTCGTGCTGGGCATGGCGATCGTCGCATTGACGTCTCCATCTTCTGTGGAGGCAGCAGGACCATCCGATCTGCTGGCTTATTTTTTCCAGTCCAGCGGACCCAGCCCCGAGGAGGCCAAGCTGGCACTGGAAAAAGGCGATCTGAAAAGGGCCCGGGAACTCTACAACAGGCTGCTGGAGCGAGAGGACTTTTCCCCGCATGACCGCGAAGAGCTGCTGTATGGGCTGGCTACGACGGAGCACGATCTGACAAACTACGACGGCAGCGTCAAAAACTTCAGCGAGGTGCTGCATACAGAAGACAAGTCCCTGCGTGCACGTGCCCACCGCGGCCTGGGACACAGCCTTTATGACCAAGGCGTACGCGGCCTGCAGCAGCAGCCGAAGATCACCGTCCAGCGCTGGACCGATGCCCTGCGGCATCTCGATGCCGCTCTGGAAATAGACCCTGGAAACAAGGAGCTGAAGGAGAACCGTGACCATGTCAGCAAGATGCTGGCCCAGCTGAAGCAGGTGATGAAGCAGATGGAAGAACAACAGCAGGGCCAGAAGGGCAAAAAAGGCCAGAAGGGGCAAAAAGGCGAAAAAGGCCAGGGCCAGGAAGGGGATGAAGGAGACGAGGGAGAGTCCGGCGATCAAGGAAGCGACCCCAACGGCCAAAACCAGCCCAAGGAGCCCAAAGATGGCAAAGGTGAAAAGAAGGAAGCTGACGACGGCATTGGCGGCAAGGATGCCAAAGAACTGCCCGAAGGACGTCTGCAGGCCGCAGGTGGCAACCAGGAAGAAAAAGAAGTTCAGCAGGGCAAGGACGGCCAGAAGCCTGGCGGTGAAGAGGGTGAACAGAAAAACCCAAAAGACAAAAAGGCCACGGACAACCAACGCAATCCGCGCACCGGCTTCACCCCCGGTGAAGCCGAGGGCATCATCCGGCAGTACATGGATGAAATCACCGCTCCGCTGACCAACCGCTACCACACTCCTCCCGCGAACAAAAAAGACTGGTAAGCCGCACAAGCCGGCAGTGACGAACGAAATCCCACGACTGAATGATTCACAGCCCACATCTTCCGCCAGCATCCGAACGCTCCGCTCTCAAGGCCGGCATCGTGAAACCCAGCCTCTGGAG
Protein-coding regions in this window:
- a CDS encoding VWA domain-containing protein, whose translation is MSFAHQHLLWFLLIVPALVGLKLLVDAHGSKAERLFTAERLRPALVVGRSRWRSWLVYVLYILAMACLILAVAQPRWGDEKLEIPDKGRNVFIAIDTSRSMLARDVPPDRLTRARLAAHDLVMELGGERIGLLAFAGRAYLQAPLTTDHDAIIESLLAFDHTIIEWGGSNLADLLDVTLRAVKTLPKSNYALVIFSDGGDADANLVPYIQRLTAAGVIVVTVGVGTENGTLIPNPEVDGDYIRDEAGNVVRSQLQSGVLQQLATSTGGRYLKLDTQPLSRHSIQPVLDRLTEQQSANRQTSRPIERFAWPLGLGIFLLMLAWIISALPRPAARPVVLGMAIVALTSPSSVEAAGPSDLLAYFFQSSGPSPEEAKLALEKGDLKRARELYNRLLEREDFSPHDREELLYGLATTEHDLTNYDGSVKNFSEVLHTEDKSLRARAHRGLGHSLYDQGVRGLQQQPKITVQRWTDALRHLDAALEIDPGNKELKENRDHVSKMLAQLKQVMKQMEEQQQGQKGKKGQKGQKGEKGQGQEGDEGDEGESGDQGSDPNGQNQPKEPKDGKGEKKEADDGIGGKDAKELPEGRLQAAGGNQEEKEVQQGKDGQKPGGEEGEQKNPKDKKATDNQRNPRTGFTPGEAEGIIRQYMDEITAPLTNRYHTPPANKKDW